The following coding sequences lie in one Treponema sp. OMZ 790 genomic window:
- a CDS encoding sugar phosphate nucleotidyltransferase — MKPTLLVLAAGMGSRYGGVKQIAAVGRHDETLLDYAVYDAMNNGFGKVVFIIREDIENDFRERFFNRIARNCNADYVFQSMDGFLTDEQIKRAVNRKKPWGTAHAILSAELKINEPFAVINADDYYGRSAYKTIATHLSTLSNDSTEHAMVGYILDKTLSRSGSVSRGICQVGNGYLIGITEHKDIAYKKVGPVEKIISEHEGKEVEFSGKETVSMNLFGFSPKIFDFMNEYFKDFIHKYAESEKAECLLPEGVGAMMKKGLGKVKVYTTTERWFGMTYPEDREIVKNELETKVKEGYYPEFLWR; from the coding sequence ATGAAACCCACTCTCTTAGTCTTAGCTGCCGGAATGGGCAGCAGGTATGGAGGCGTCAAACAGATAGCTGCCGTCGGAAGGCATGACGAAACTTTGTTGGATTATGCAGTTTACGATGCAATGAATAACGGCTTCGGCAAGGTTGTCTTTATAATCAGAGAAGATATCGAAAACGATTTTAGAGAACGTTTTTTTAATAGAATTGCGCGCAACTGTAATGCAGATTATGTATTCCAATCTATGGACGGTTTTTTGACTGATGAGCAAATAAAAAGAGCTGTCAACAGGAAAAAACCTTGGGGTACGGCTCATGCCATTTTGTCTGCGGAGTTAAAAATAAATGAGCCCTTTGCGGTTATAAATGCCGATGACTATTACGGCCGCTCGGCTTATAAAACTATAGCGACCCATCTTTCAACCTTGTCAAATGATTCTACCGAGCATGCTATGGTCGGTTATATCTTGGATAAGACCTTGAGCCGCTCCGGTTCCGTTTCAAGAGGAATTTGTCAAGTCGGAAACGGCTATCTTATCGGAATCACCGAGCATAAGGATATCGCATATAAAAAGGTTGGCCCTGTCGAAAAAATCATCTCCGAGCATGAGGGAAAAGAGGTTGAGTTTTCAGGCAAGGAAACCGTCTCGATGAACCTCTTCGGCTTCTCTCCTAAAATTTTCGATTTTATGAACGAGTATTTTAAAGACTTTATCCATAAATATGCAGAAAGCGAAAAGGCCGAATGTCTCTTGCCTGAGGGTGTAGGGGCCATGATGAAAAAGGGCTTAGGAAAGGTTAAGGTTTATACTACCACCGAAAGATGGTTCGGAAT
- a CDS encoding Rpn family recombination-promoting nuclease/putative transposase, which produces MSSSNRKYKDSVFVDLFSEDEKAKENFLSLYNALHGTSLTVVEQLKNIRLDQVLYMTFYNDVSYLVDNKIIVLAEHQSTINPNMPLRCLEYISRLYEKLFESKEKYSRKLLHIPIPEFYVFYNGEVSYPSDKTLKLSEAFIEKAEKPNLELTVKVININQQNRHPVLENCKTMYEYTVFVETVRRWKKEDPQNGFQKAVEECIQNNILREYLKRKTKEVINMLLAEYDYDTDIAVQRAEERETAFAEGIEQGIEQGMERGIEQGSYRNKLETAKLMKEAHCETDFIMQMTKLTKEEIEAL; this is translated from the coding sequence ATGAGTAGTTCAAACCGCAAATACAAAGACTCGGTCTTTGTAGATTTGTTTAGTGAAGACGAAAAGGCAAAAGAAAATTTTTTATCGCTTTATAACGCTTTGCATGGAACTTCACTTACGGTTGTAGAACAGCTGAAAAACATCAGACTTGATCAAGTTCTCTATATGACTTTTTATAATGATGTGTCTTATCTTGTAGACAATAAAATCATAGTACTTGCAGAACACCAATCAACAATAAACCCTAACATGCCTTTGCGCTGCCTTGAATATATCAGCCGCCTTTATGAAAAGCTCTTTGAATCAAAAGAAAAATACAGCCGTAAACTCTTACATATTCCAATCCCTGAGTTCTATGTTTTTTACAATGGAGAGGTGTCTTACCCTTCCGATAAAACACTAAAACTTTCGGAAGCTTTTATAGAAAAAGCAGAAAAACCTAATCTTGAGTTGACCGTTAAGGTGATAAACATAAACCAACAAAATCGCCATCCGGTACTGGAAAACTGCAAAACGATGTATGAATACACTGTGTTTGTAGAAACGGTGCGGAGATGGAAAAAAGAAGATCCTCAAAACGGCTTTCAAAAAGCCGTTGAAGAATGTATACAAAATAATATTTTGCGTGAATATCTAAAGCGCAAGACTAAGGAGGTAATCAATATGTTACTGGCCGAATATGATTATGACACCGATATTGCGGTACAAAGAGCAGAAGAACGGGAAACCGCCTTTGCGGAAGGTATTGAACAAGGCATTGAACAAGGTATGGAGCGAGGCATTGAACAAGGCTCTTACCGGAACAAACTTGAAACGGCAAAGCTGATGAAAGAGGCACATTGTGAAACCGATTTTATTATGCAAATGACAAAACTTACTAAAGAAGAAATTGAGGCTTTATAA